One region of Carya illinoinensis cultivar Pawnee chromosome 8, C.illinoinensisPawnee_v1, whole genome shotgun sequence genomic DNA includes:
- the LOC122318407 gene encoding calcium-transporting ATPase 1-like: MESYLNENFSDVKPKNSSEEALQRWRKLCWLVKNPKRRFRFTANLSKRFEAEAIRRSNQEKFRVAVLVSQAALQFINGLTLSSEYTVPEEVKTAGFKISADELASIAEGRDVKKLKIHGEVEGIANKLATSVNIGIPTSEQLLNQRKEIYGINKFNEIPPRGFWIFVWEALQDTTLMILAVCAFVSLLVGMIMEGWPRGAHDGLGIVASILLVVLVTATSDYKQSLQFKDLDREKKKITVQVTRNGLRQKISIYDLLPGDIVHLAIGDQVPADGLFVSGFSVLINESSLTGESEPVNVHSGNPFLLSGTKVQDGSCKMLVTTVGMRTQWGKLMATLCEGGDDETPLQVKLNGVATIIGKIGLFFAVVTFSVMMQGLISHKLQEGSHWIWSGDDAMEILESFAIAVTIVVVAVPEGLPLAVTLSLAFAMKKMMKDKALVRNLAACETMGSATCICSDKTGTLTTNHMTVVKACICGKIKEVGRSKETLSFGSEIPGSALSILLQSIFNNTGGEIVKNENEKIEILGTPTDTALLEFGLLLGGDFQSERHALNIVKVEPFNSVKKRMGVVLELPNGGFRVHCKGASEIILAACDKVIDSNGEVVPLNEASINHLMDTIERFASEALRTLCLAYMEIGSEYSVESPIPIKGYTCIGIVGIKDPVRPGVRESVAICRSAGITVRMVTGDNINTAKAIARECGILTSEGIAIEGPEFREKNEEELHEIIPKLQVMARSSPLDKHTLVKYLRTTLEEVVAVTGDGTNDAPALHEADIGLAMGIAGTEVAKESADVIILDDNFSTIVTVAKWGRSVYINIQKFVQFQLTVNVVALIVNFSSACLTGNTPLTAVQLLWVNMIMDTLGALALATEPPNDDLMKRAPVGRRGNFISNVMWRNILGQSLYQFVIIWFLQTRGKAAFNLDGPYSDLVLNTIIFNSFVFCQVFNEISSREMEKVNVFKGIMENYVFVAVLTCTVFFQIIIIEFLGAFANTTPLSLWQWFISVFLGFLGMPIAAALKMIPVGSN; this comes from the exons ATGGAGAGCTACTTGAACGAGAACTTTAGCGATGTGAAGCCCAAGAACTCGTCGGAGGAGGCGCTTCAGAGATGGAGGAAGCTCTGCTGGCTTGTGAAGAATCCTAAACGGAGGTTCCGATTCACTGCTAATCTCTCCAAGCGCTTCGAGGCTGAGGCCATCCGTCGCTCCAATCAG GAGAAGTTTAGAGTTGCAGTTTTGGTTTCACAAGCTGCTCTTCAATTTATCAATG GTCTAACTTTGTCCAGTGAATACACTGTACCAGAGGAAGTCAAAACTGCAGGCTTCAAAATAAGTGCTGATGAGTTGGCATCCATTGCTGAAGGCCGCGATgtgaaaaaactaaaaatacatgGTGAGGTTGAGGGTATTGCAAACAAGCTTGCAACTTCAGTCAATATTGGCATTCCAACTTCTGAGCAATTGCTGAATCAAAGAAAAGAGATTTAtggaattaataaatttaatgaaatcCCACCACGAGGTTTTTGGATCTTTGTGTGGGAAGCCCTTCAAGATACAACCCTTATGATTCTTGCTGTTTGTGCTTTTGTCTCTCTTCTTGTTGGCATGATTATGGAAGGATGGCCGAGGGGTGCCCATGATGGCCTTGGAATTGTTGCCAGCATTTTGCTTGTTGTACTTGTCACTGCCACAAGTGATTATAAACAATCCCTGCAGTTCAAGGATTTGGAcagggagaagaaaaaaatcacagtTCAGGTTACCAGAAATGGATTAAGACAAAAGATATCAATATATGATCTTCTTCCTGGTGATATTGTTCATCTTGCCATTGGAGATCAGGTCCCAGCAGATGGACTTTTTGTTTCTGGGTTCTCAGTGTTGATAAATGAATCCAGTTTGACAGGAGAGAGTGAACCAGTTAATGTCCATTCTGGTAATCCTTTTCTCCTGTCAGGAACTAAAGTTCAGGATGGATCATGCAAGATGCTCGTGACTACTGTTGGAATGAGAACTCAGTGGGGTAAACTGATGGCTACTCTCTGTGAAGGAGGAGATGATGAGACCCCATTGCAGGTCAAACTTAATGGTGTAGCAACCATTATTGGTAAAATAGGCCTATTTTTTGCTGTTGTTACTTTTTCTGTTATGATGCAAGGCCTGATCAGCCACAAGCTGCAAGAAGGGTCCCACTGGATCTGGTCTGGAGATGATGCAATGGAAATTTTGGAATCCTTTGCAATTGCTGTTACAATAGTGGTGGTTGCTGTTCCTGAAGGACTGCCTTTGGCTGTGACGCTAAGTCTTGCTTTTGccatgaagaaaatgatgaaagaTAAGGCACTTGTCCGTAATTTAGCTGCTTGTGAGACAATGGGATCTGCCACATGTATCTGTAGTGACAAGACTGGGACTCTAACTACGAACCATATGACCGTTGTGAAAGCTTGTATTTGTGGGAAAATCAAGGAAGTAGGGCGCTCTAAGGAGACTTTAAGTTTTGGCTCTGAAATTCCTGGTTCTGCTTTGAGTATTCTACTTCAATCAATATTTAACAACACTGGAGGAgaaattgttaaaaatgaaaacGAAAAAATTGAGATACTGGGAACGCCAACTGACACTGCTCTTTTGGAATTTGGGCTATTGCTTGGTGGGGATTTTCAATCGGAACGTCATGCATTAAACATTGTGAAAGTTGAGCCTTTCAATTCTGTTAAGAAGCGAATGGGAGTAGTACTAGAACTCCCAAATGGTGGTTTCCGGGTGCACTGTAAAGGTGCTTCTGAGATAATTCTAGCCGCATGCGACAAAGTCATAGACTCGAATGGTGAAGTTGTTCCACTTAATGAGGCatccattaatcatttaatggATACAATTGAGCGATTTGCTAGTGAAGCTCTTCGAACTCTGTGCCTTGCTTATATGGAAATTGGAAGTGAATATTCTGTTGAAAGTCCTATACCAATAAAAGGGTACACATGCataggaattgttggtattaaaGATCCAGTTCGCCCAGGTGTCAGAGAGTCTGTTGCAATTTGTAGATCAGCTGGTATAACTGTTCGGATGGTTACTGGAGACAACATAAACACTGCAAAGGCAATTGCTCGAGAATGTGGAATTTTAACCAGTGAGGGTATAGCAATTGAAGGCCCAGAATTCCGAGAGAAAAATGAAGAGGAATTGCATGAGATTATTCCAAAACTTCAG GTCATGGCTCGATCTTCACCACTTGATAAGCATACCCTTGTAAAATACTTACGAACAACTTTAGAAGAAGTTGTTGCAGTGACTGGTGATGGTACCAATGATGCCCCAGCGCTCCATGAAGCAGATATTGGACTAGCAATGGGCATTGCTGGAACTGAG GTGGCTAAAGAGAGTGCTGATGTCATAATCTTGGATGACAACTTCTCCACAATTGTTACTGTGGCAAAATGGGGACGTTCTGTGTACATAAACattcaaaaatttgttcagtTTCAGCTAACAGTAAATGTTGTTGCCCTAATTGTCAACTTTTCTTCTGCCTGTTTGACCG GAAACACTCCCCTGACTGCTGTGCAGCTTCTATGGGTCAACATGATCATGGACACCCTTGGAGCACTTGCATTAGCCACAGAGCCCCCAAACGATGACTTGATGAAAAGGGCACCAGTTGGCAGGAGAGGAAACTTTATCAGTAATGTGATGTGGAGGAATATCTTGGGGCAGTCTCTGTATCAGTTTGTCATAATTTGGTTTCTTCAGACCAGAGGAAAAGCAGCTTTTAATCTTGATGGCCCATATTCAGATTTAGTATTGAATACAATTATTTTCAACTCGTTCGTCTTTTGTCAG GTTTTCAATGAGATCAGCTCTAGAGAGATGGAAAAAGTAAACGTCTTCAAAGGTATAATGGAGAACTATGTCTTTGTGGCTGTGCTTACTTGCACTGTCTTCTTTCAAATCATCATCATCGAGTTCCTTGGTGCATTTGCAAACACAACACCTCTCAGCCTGTGGCAGTGGTTCATCAGTGTTTTCCTCGGATTCCTTGGGATGCCAATAGCAGCCGCTCTAAAGATGATTCCCGTGGGATCAAATTGA